The sequence TGTCGTCGGCGCGGTCGTCCGCACGCGGGTCGTCCTGGTCCGTGCCGGTCAGGTCACAGGTGACGCCCGCGCCGAGTTCCAGGGTCGCCTCGCCCAGCAGGAGGTTCGCACCGGTCTGGGACCGGATCCGCCAGATGGTCTGGCGCAGGTTGCTCCGGGCGGCCCGGTCGGGCACGTCCGGCCACAGCAGGCCCGCGAGCCGCGCCCGCGGCGTCTGGCCTCCCACGCATAGGTAGGCGAACAGGGCGGCAGTCTTGCGTTCCAGCGGGCGGGTGCTTCCGTTCACCGTCAGCGTGGGGCGGCCCAGCAGGTTCAGGTGAATGGACGCGTCGGGCACACCCGACAGTATGGGGGTCCGGCGACCGCCCCGGTGACGCCCCGGCGCAGAGACGCGGCGCGGATGCCGACACCGCGCCTGCGGAGACGCCGTCAGGACGGAGGGCCGCCGTTCAGGTGAGTGCCCGTGATGGGGCTGGGACAGACGGAACGGGCGACGTCGCCCGCTGGCTCAGCGCGGCCCCTCGCAGCTCAAGCGCCGGGTGGTCCGGGCCTGAGTCGTCCGGACGAGAGACGAGCGGCCGCACGGTCCACGCGCGCCCTCCCCGCAGCGTGCCGCGGGGGCGGAGACCGCCGGGCGCTGCCCGTGAATCGGTGTTCCCGGCGACGCCGGGAGGCTCGGCCCGCACCATGGAATGACTCCGGGTGGGCCTCATGGCGGGCGCGCCGGTGCCCTGTGCCCCGTGGGCGGATGCGGAGTGGCGCCGCCTGTTATTTGATGAAATAACGCCGGTCCGCAGACCCGCTAGTCTGACGGGGTGAAAACGATCACCGTGTTCAACCACGCCGGAGGGGCCGGCAAGACCAGCCTCGTCCGGGATGTGGGCTACGAGATGGCGCGCAGCGGGCTGCGGGTCCTTCTGATCGACCTCGACCCTCAGGCCAACCTGACCGGCTGGCTGGGGATCGACGGGGTCAACCGGCAGCAGACGGTCTACCCGGTGGCGGTCGAAGGCCACCCGCTGCCCGAGCCCACGTCGGTCCACGGTCTGAACCTGATCCCGTCCCACGTCAGTCTGGCGGTCGCCGAGGGTCAGATGATGGGCCGCGTCGGCGCCCAGAGTCGCCTGCGCCGCGCCCTGCAGGACGTCCGCGACCTGTACGACCTCGTGCTGATCGACAGTCCGCCCAGCCTCGGGCAGCTGTCCATCCTGGGTGCACTGGCCGCCGATCACATGGTCGTTCCGATTCCGACCCGTCAGAAGGGGCTGGACGCCATGCCCGGCCTGCAGGGTGCGTTCGCCGAATACCGGGAGGTGCGCCCCGACCTGACGGTCGCGCTGTACGTTCCCACCTTCTACGACGCCCGCCGTCTGCACGACCGGGAGGTGCTCACCGACCTGCGGGGCGCGCTCTCGCCGCTCGCGACGCCGGTACCCCAGCGCGAGGCGGTCTGGCTGGACTCCACCGCGCAGGGCGCCCCGGTCGGCGTGTACGCGCCGGGCAGCCCGGTACACCGCGACGTGCAGCAGCTCACCACCGACGTCGCTCAGGCCCTCGGCCTGCCGTACCAGGTGAACGCATGACGCGCCGCCCCCGTCCCGAGCGGCGCCGCGACCTCGCCGGCCTGATCGGCGCCGACGCGCCCGACCTGACCCGCCGGAACCTCCCCGACACCCACCTGCCGGTCACGGTCCTCACTCCCGGGCCGTCGCAGCCCCGCCGGGCCTTCGACGCCGGGAGCCTGGATTCGCTGGCGCGCAGCATCCGCGAACACGGCGTCCTGCAGCCCCTGCTGGTGCGCCCCGCCGGGAACCAGTACGAGATCGTCGCCGGTGAACGCCGCTGGCGCGCCGCTCAGCTGGCCGACCTGACCGAGGTGCCCGTCGTGATCCGCGACATCGGCGACACCGAAGCCCGGCAGATCGCCCTGATCGAGAACCTGCAGCGCGACGACCTGAACACCCTGGATGAGGTGGACGCGAAACTCGAACTGGTCGCCACCACCCTGAACGTCCCCCTCCAGGACGCCCGGGGCCGCCTGATGCAGCTCCTGCGGGAGGAACCCGGCGCGGATCACGCGGCATTGGAGCAGCTGTTCGCGGCGCTGGGTGAACAGTGGACGTCGTTCGCCCGCAACAAGCTCAAGATCCTGAACTGGCCCGCGCCCCTGCTGGCCGCCGTGCGTCAGGGCCTGGCGTACACGGCCGCCCAGCTGATCGCCCAGGCGGACCCGGCCCAGCACGAGCGGCTGATCACGCTGGCGCGGTCAGGCGCCACCCGCAGCGAACTGCGGGACGCCATTCAGCAGGGAAAAGCCCGCCCGGCCGCCCCGGCACCCGCGCAGGAGGTGGTGCGTCAGATGGGCCGGACGCAGTGGCTCAACAGCCTGACCGCCGATGAGACCCGGGACCTCGACCGCTGGCTGGCCCGGATGCCCGCGTCCCTCAGAGCCAAACTGAAATCCTGACGCCCGTCAGGCACCGGGCAGGCCGCAAGCGGGACGCCGCGCCGCCGACCGCTGGACCCTGACCCGGGTGCCGACTCACCACTGCAGCTGGCGCACCTGCAGGCCGTACCGCCCGTCCCGGTCCTCCCGCCAGGCCAGGATCACCTCACCGCCCGCGAGCCGGGCCAGGCGGGGCGTGCGCGCGTCACGCGTGGGATTCACGTTCAGGACCGTCGGCCGGCTCCAGGAGAGGCCGTCCCAGCGGGCGGCCAGAACCCGTCCCAGGCTCCCCTGCTCGTCGGTCCAGGCCACCACAGGGTGGCCGGAGGAATCCAGCAGCAGATCCAGGTCGGTGGCCTGACCGGCATTGACCGGCCCTCCCTGCGGCGCCCACTGCGCGCCGGTCCATGCGGCGACGAACACGGCGTCACGTCCCGGGACGCCCTCGATCCAGGCCACCGTGGGCCGGTCTCCGTCCTGCAGGACCAGTCGAGGCGAAGCGAGGTACGTCGGCGCGCGGCCGCTGACCGGTCCGCCCAGCGCCGTCCAGCGGCCGTCCCGCCACGCCCGGACGAGCAGACGCGTGGTCAGCACCTCGCCTTCGAGATACGCCACGAGCGGCCCGCGGGCGGTGAGGGCCAGCGCAGGACTGCGCGAGAACCGATCCAGCCGGTTGAGCGGGGCGCTCCGGGTCCACTGCCCGTCCGGGCCCCAGGTGCGGTAGGTCAGCCAGGTCTGCTGCTCGTTGGCGGCGTTGCGGCGGTACTCGCCGTGAATGAGGACCGGTTCGCCGTTCAGAGCGCCCACCGCGCGGGTGCGGGCAGCGGCGGGGGAACTCACGCCGAGGTACCGGGTCCTCCAGTCCGTCCACGCGCCACTGCGGAACGCCCGGAACACGATCACGTCGTTGTCTCCGTAGTTCTCGTTCCAGACCATCACAGGCGTACCCTGCGCGTCGACGCGCAGGTCCAGATTCGAGACCGGGCGAGGCTGATCGTAGTTCAGGATGTCTCCGACCGGCGCCCAGCGGCCCGCCGCCCACGCCTGCAGGCGCACCGCGCGGCCCTGGAACGCGCCGCGCCAGCTCGCCCCGCGCCGGTCGTCCTGAATGGTGGCCAGCAGCAGCCCACCATCCGGCGCGGCGGCCACCTGAAGGTCACGGACCGGCTGCCGGCTCAGGGGAGGCGCAGACCACGGAACGGCCCTCAGGGCCGGCCGGTTCCCACCACCCGCCAGGGCACTACTCAGGAGGGCGCCGCCCAGCAGGACACCCACGGCAAGGATTCGCATCAGGGCCATGGATCATTGTGCACACGCCGGCGCGCGCGGGGCCAGAGCGGACCCCGGCCTCACGCCGTCCAAGAGGACAGTGAGATCGCCAGCCGACGCCGGGCCACAGGTCACCCTGCATCTGCCCCAGTCTTCCTCGATCAGGGGGTCGCGTTGCGCGCCGAGCTCGACCCCTCCCGGCCATCTGGTGCCAGGACGGCCCGAATGGGTGGTGACACGCTGGTGACGTTGGAGCGACGAAAGACCCCCAGTGAGACCGCACGGCCGCTCGCCACCGTCGTCCCCACCAGAGACGAGCGGGACGAGTGCAGCGGGCCGGATGGTGCAGATGCGAGCCGGCAGGTCGAGACCTGCCTGTGCTCGTCGCCGTGATCTGAATCCGATCTGCGGGCACTCGTGTCGTCGTATGGTTGCAGCGAGTCACGGAGACCACGTGAGCGTACGCCACACCGTCGAGAACCGGAAGTGCACGAAGGCCTGCACCAGAACTCCAGTATTTGCCCACGTAGATCGTGACGCGGATGCCCTGCTCGCCCAGGAGACGGGTGAAGAAGGATCTGGCCGCTTCCGCATTCCTCTCACGAAGGAATACGCACAGGGCAACACCGTGTTCGTGACGCCCCCGCACAACCGATGGGTGAGGCCGCCGACACTCAGCCTGACGTGGTGGTACAGCCAGACGGCATATCCAATGACCTCACACGGGACTTGAGCTTCTGACGGCCCAGCGTCGCGTCACCCGGCGCCAACACGGTGTCACAACCCCCCTGGACCGAGCGGGAGATCCCGTCAGGTGCCGCAGAAGGTGCGGTAACAGGCCGTCACGTCTGCAGGGGCCGGCGCCACGTACTCCGCATGCTCGGGCGTCTCGTCGTACGGCCGCTGCACGGCCGCCAGCAGGCGCTGGAACGCCCCGAGATCCCCGTCGTCGGACGCGGCCGCGAGGGCTTCCTCCACGCGGTGGTTGCGGGGTATGACGGCCGGGTTGACCTGCCGCATGCGCGCCGCTCTGTCACTCCAGTCCGCGGCTGAACTTCCCTCGCGGTCCGCCCGTGCTCGCCAGCGGTCCAGCCACGCATCGAGCTCGTGCGGCTCGGTGAACAGTGCCCGCAGTGGCTCCTCGTTCCTGTCCGCCGCGTCGGCCAGTCGCCGCCACCCGAGCGTGAAGTCCACCCGCTGCGCCTGCAGCAGGGTCAGCCAGGCCTCCGCGAGCGCGCGGTCACTTGGGTCATCACTGACCAGACCCAGTTTCGCCCGCTGCCCACGGAGCAGCGCCGCCTCGTACCACGCCGGGACGGCGTCGATCACCTCGGTCGCCTGCTCCACCGCGCGCGCGACGGCCGCCTCGCTGTCCGCCCCGGCGATGAGCGGCAGCAGCGTCTCAGCCAGTCG comes from Deinococcus sedimenti and encodes:
- a CDS encoding ParA family protein, translating into MKTITVFNHAGGAGKTSLVRDVGYEMARSGLRVLLIDLDPQANLTGWLGIDGVNRQQTVYPVAVEGHPLPEPTSVHGLNLIPSHVSLAVAEGQMMGRVGAQSRLRRALQDVRDLYDLVLIDSPPSLGQLSILGALAADHMVVPIPTRQKGLDAMPGLQGAFAEYREVRPDLTVALYVPTFYDARRLHDREVLTDLRGALSPLATPVPQREAVWLDSTAQGAPVGVYAPGSPVHRDVQQLTTDVAQALGLPYQVNA
- a CDS encoding ParB N-terminal domain-containing protein, whose protein sequence is MTRRPRPERRRDLAGLIGADAPDLTRRNLPDTHLPVTVLTPGPSQPRRAFDAGSLDSLARSIREHGVLQPLLVRPAGNQYEIVAGERRWRAAQLADLTEVPVVIRDIGDTEARQIALIENLQRDDLNTLDEVDAKLELVATTLNVPLQDARGRLMQLLREEPGADHAALEQLFAALGEQWTSFARNKLKILNWPAPLLAAVRQGLAYTAAQLIAQADPAQHERLITLARSGATRSELRDAIQQGKARPAAPAPAQEVVRQMGRTQWLNSLTADETRDLDRWLARMPASLRAKLKS